The Hordeum vulgare subsp. vulgare chromosome 7H, MorexV3_pseudomolecules_assembly, whole genome shotgun sequence DNA window CCATTCGGTCTGTCCGAAGTAACTATAGAGCTTCTGTTCCTGATTTTGTTTTGACTCTACATGTCACATACGACCTCAGATTAAGACGATTTTCATATCAAAGTCATCCGTTTCGACGAGGCGAAGATTTTTCATGTTGATAACTTTTTCATTTGAGCCgtcttaatcatgttttgtggcACTGACACTCTTCGTCCTCTTGAAGGCCGACGGGTCTTGTTCGGCCAACCGCAGGCCGACATGCCTACTTCGGCCTCTCACAGGCCGACAGGTCCCCCGTCGGCCCACCAGAGGCTGACTCGGGGCTAGTTTTGACATTTAAAAAAATACATACATTTTTCGAATTTATTATAAAATACGTAGTAGTTTTTTTTATAATTGATCATGTACTCCCTTCATTCCGAAATGTAGGTCATTGGGGTCTTTTCCCGACCAGGTGAAAAAGCAACAAAAAACCAGGTTACCCCGCGTCAATTTAAGGAGTATCCGAAGCAAGAAGAGGTGGCCGATGTCGCCCTTGTCGAACACCATCGCTCTTGCCGCTCCAgccccgccaccaccgtcgcaatCCTTGCCGCTCTTGCCAAGTTCCAGCCCAGCCACCATCGTCGCGGTCCTTGCCGCTCTTGCCCAGCTCACTACAAAAAAGTGATAATTTATGACGGTCATTCCGTGACAATTTAATGAAAAAACGTCACAGTTTGTGAAATTAAGATGATTCCCTGACGTTTTTTCACTGAATCGTCACAGAATGTGCGTCACAGATTATCACATTTGTTGTAGTGGCTCCAGCCCAGCCACCACCGCCGACAACCCACCGAAAACTAGGTAGTACTCCATGGCCGCCGCTCCCCTGCTCCATGGCCACCCACGCTGCTCCCTTGCTCCACCGCGAGTCGGGGCTGAGAagggaaaagagaggaggaggggATCGGGTCGAGGGAGGGGATTCGGCGTCGTGCTCTACAGCTCGGCCCACCTGCTCCTTTGCTGGTGGTGAGGCGCATTCAGCGGCTCCGCAACTCCTTATCCAGCGTCGCCCTAGATCCAGTGTCGGCACACGCGGATCCAGCCTCCGACGCATACAAGTTCGTCGTCGGCAAAAAGACTCGAGCTTTTGACGGAGGAGTGGTGAGGAGAGGCCGGCTATACGAACCAAGGTGGTGGGGAGAGGTCGGCGACGAACGAGGgagaggagaacgagaaggatgAGAGCGAGAGGGGATGAGACAGTGAGCGAGTGGGCGAGTGCGTGGCGACGGAGGGCATTTTTGGAAAGGACAGAAATGTCGTAGTGTTACGTGATTTGTATTAAGAGACTTTAACGACTTATAATccgaaacggaggaagtatgtgACAGGTAATTCAGGACGAAGAAAGTACTATATTTATGAAAGAGGGGAGTACGTAGGAGTGTTTTTGTATGTGATTCTTTTTTCAGCACCGCCAACTTCCGACTCCGGCCACTACAATACCATAAGCACGCACTCTGACCGTACACCAACACCATCGAGTTtgcatcacaagcaaatacagtactacctttgtttttatttacttCGTTTTGTTTAAAGTCAAAATTTATATATTATTAACAAGCTTGTAGGAACTATATTAACATATACACCAGTAGATTTACAACATTGGATTCATCATTGCATATATTTTCACCTCATATAAAAGTGTTACCGTAAATGTTCATATTGCTTTCTACAAACTTGATCAAACTTTATAAAGCTTGATTTATTTATTTAAAGCTAATATACGAAGTAAATAAAAACGAAAGGATCCATTCACGGTAACTGTATTTAACAGTGACCCCTCGAGCAACAACGAGCGAAAGCAGCATGGAGGGAGGAAGGTCCGTCGAGCGCGAGTCTAGCATCCAGCCGCCGCCCGCAGCCTGGTCCACTCCATCCCTCCACTTTTGCGCCGGTGGGCTTGCTTATATATGGCCGGCCGGCACGCGAAAGCGCTttgatctcccccccccccccccccccccactgaaGCAACAGTGATTGATGGAGCTGCGCTGTCTGTCTTGGATCCAATGCTATGTTGTGCTTAGGCTTCGGGGACCAGGGCCTCGGGTCAGTGGAAGCGAACGAATTGATCCGGATCCGAGCAAGTGCGTGCGTGCGTGGCTGGGgatctcatctcatctcatctcacTAGCCACAGTAGCTCGTTGCGAACGATGCTGGTTTTCTAGTTTGTCTATTGGACGGGATGTCATGGATGGGCGGCAGCTAGCCGATGGGATCGGGGTTGTGTGTTTTACAGGACACGAAACGTGCACCCCGTTGCTTGTGACGAGCACCGTCTGTCCGGATCATACAGCTGGTAAGTAAGTGGTATGGCATGCTTCCTCTCGCCTTCAAGATTAGGTAAAGAGCAGCAAGAGCGACGGGACATCCACTGGATGGATCAGGCGTGTAGCCGAGACATGTAGTAGTACGTCCTAGCCTGCTTTTTCTCCGGTCTCAAGCTGACAAggaacgcctcctcctcctcctcctctacttACTTCTTTCCCGTTGCATTATCACAGCTACTAGTACTACTTCGGTGCAGCCATGTTGATATGCATGATACACCAGATGGCGTGGTTCTGTCGCCGGGGGTCCGTACGGGCCCAGGGATGTCAAAGATGCGCCAGCATTATGTGACCGTGATTTGCATGATCACGCGAGGCTTCACTGACGAAGATGAATGAACCCGGCGAAGTCAATCCCGTCTGGTCGCGGGCGGTTGGGCAGGTTCCGGCAATCGCAAGGCAGCGCCAAACCAAGGAGAGCCCTTGCAGTTGCCGGAGGAGGACACAGCACGTGCTCGCACGGACGCCGCAATCACACAACCAACGCGCCACGACCTGCGTGCCATCTGCCATGCCAGCATTTCTTGGTTTGGCGGACGCCTGGCTGACACGGACGAACACGCTTGTCGTCCTAGTTCGGCGGACGCCAGCCGAACTCGCCGCCGCCGTGGAAAACCGCGTGCATGGACGCGCTAACCCGGCCAGCGTCCTCCTCATGGGCCACAGCACGCCATTCTCTTCTCTTCGCACCGACGGTTGCCTCTTGCAAGTGAGTGACAGCATGGGCCGTGTCGTGATCGTAGGTAAAGGAGGAAGATGTGCTTCAGTTTCAGACAGGCATCAACGCGGCCTTGGAAGTTGCCAGGTTGTCTCGGAGAGCCAACGTGAAATGTACTGACGTGAAGTGCAGACGAGAAGTAGCCAGGACAGGAGGCTTTATCCGAGTGCAGCCATCCCCGGCCAATCGGCGGCGAGGGGGCAACGCAACGGCCGGCGGGTCCAGCGTCACCGGAGTGGTTGCCGTGCCGGGTCCCTCAGGTCAGGTGAGGCCGAGCCACACCCACCAACCAACCTCTCAAGTCTGAAGTCTGAACCTCCTCCGCGCGCTCCATCGCCATCGCCTCCACCAACCACGCCTTTAATACCCTTACGCCGCACAGCTCCCCCGCCCGCGCTGCGCTGCCGCTCCCACTCCATCTCCGGCGTGCcaggccacctcctccaccaccggcgGGCGCCATGAAGCAGCCGAGGTCGCGGCAGGAGCCGCGCCGGATGGGCAACTCCGCCATGGTCGTCACCATGCTGCTCTCCCTCTGCGTCCTCACCTTCATCAAGGCCCGCTACTGCTCCACCCCGTACCGTACGTCCATCCCCATTCCTCCCTCCATCCCCTTGATCCTCGATCCCTCCGCGCGCTTCCCAACAAGGGATGCTTGCTGAATGATGGCGAGGCCGCTCCGCTGACCTCGACTGCTCCGTCGCTGCTGTACGTGCAGCCAACAAGCCGGCGCCGCTGCTGGACCTGGAGGCGGGGATCGACGAGGACTACGACAGCAGCCGGTACAAGATCTCCGGCCCCATCGGGGAGGAGGAGTTCGACCCCAGCCGCCCCACCTGCTACAACACCAGCAAGCGCTCCGAGCGGTGCGCGGCGGTCGGCGACATCCGGGTCGACGGCAACCACTCCAAAATCTACATCAGCCCGCTGGACAGGGTGTGGCGGACCAAGCCGTACGCGCGCAGGCACGACGCCGTCGCCATGGACGACGTCCGCGAGTTCGCGCTCCTCCCCTTCGGCGGCGGCAACGACAGCGCCGTGCCGCCGCTCTGCACCAGGAACCACTCCGTCCCGGCCTTCCTCTTCTCCAGCGGCGGGTTCGCGGGCAACCTGTACCACGACtacacggacgtgctcgtcccgcTCTTCACCAGCACCCACCACTTCGGCGGCGAGGTGCAGTTCCTGCTCACCGACATCAAGGACTGGTGGCTCGACAAGTTCACGCCGCTCTTCCGCCAGCTCTCCAACTACGACGTCATCGACGTCGACAACGACCAGGAGGTGCACTGCTTCCCGCGCATCGTCATCGGCTCCACCTTCCACCGCCCCATGGGCATCGACGGCACCCGCTCCCCGGGCGGCGAGACCGTGGCCGACTTCAAGCGCCTGCTCCGCCGCGCCTTCCGGCTCGACCGCGTGGTGGCATCCCACGACGGGTCGGCCAGCCTCGGCAAGCCGCGGCTCCTCATCATCTCCCGCAAGTCGTCCCGCCGGTTCCTCAACGAGCGCGCCATGGCGCACGCCGCCGCGCTGGCGCAGTTCGACGTGCGCATCGCGGAGCCGGACAACCACACGGACATGCCAAACTTCGCGCGGCTGGTGAACTCGGCGGACGTGATGATGGGGGTGCACGGCGCCGGGCTGACCAACATGGTGTTCCTCCCGAGCCGGGCCGTGCTGCTGCAGGTGGTGCCGTTCGGAGGGCTGGAGTGGCTGTCCCGGGTGACCTTCAAGGACCCGGCCAAGGACTTCGACGTGACCTACATGGAATACAACGTGTCGCTGGAGGAGAGCTCGCTCAAGAACCTCTACCCCAAGGACCATTTCTACCTGCAGCACCCCTACGACGTGCACAAGAAGGGATGGAACGCCATTAAGACCGTCTACCTCGACAAGCAGAGCGTCCGGCTCGACCTCGCCAAGCTGACGCGCACGCTCGAGCACGCGCGCAGCCTACTGCCCTCCTCATCCTCGCACTGACAGTGAGCTCTGCTTGCATCACCCTGCAAGTTCGGTTTCTCCATGATAGATTAGGCCCTCTTCTTCTCTCCCATGTTTGGTTCACTTCCCTCTTctgatttgttgttgttgttgtggtggtggcaaagattcatttcttttcttttcttttttattggTAAAGGAGGAGACGAACAAGTTCGTGTCAAGCATAGCCCAAAGGTTAATTTACACTCTGTAAATTCGATTGATTGTCCCAGCAGCCAGCACACACATGCAGAGAAAAATGTAATTATTTGCCCACATGGGGACTGAGTGATCGATCTCTTTGCTACTACACCTTCAGAGACAGGGCATGTGAACAATTGAGTTTGAGTGTGATGCTTTTCTGGTCCCAAACTGGATTCATCATGCATGCCATGCCCCACCCATTGTCAACAACATATTATGCTTTAAATTCTGACCAGTTTCGGAGGCTTCAACTTTGTTCATACTTTTGGACCAGTTGAGTAGGGGGTGTACGATAGTTGAGGAGGACTTGTACGCGAGCGGTCGTTGGAGTAGCTTGTGGCCTAGAGCGGTACTGTACTACAGAACAGAAACACTGTCGCTCTCCACACCCGAGGTTATCTGAAGGCACTTGCAACATTTCAGACAAAATGCTTTCATTTCGGACCAGTTTCTGCCtctgaagaaaaaaaaatcgGACAAATTTCAGAGGCCTCGGCTTTGTATTCATGAGCATCTTAAGGTACTTCAGCTTTATATACTTCAGACAAGCTTAATTAGGAGCGTCTGCTTTATATTTCAGACAAGCTTGATTGGGTCTTGGCTATAGTTTTCGGAGCAGCTGAGGAGGCTTGGGCTTAGTTTTCGGAGCAGTTGAGGAGGCTTGGACCTTAGCTCGAAGCACCTATAGTCATATAAATGGTACGTACTACTACTCGCTAGCATCATGTCGTTAGAGTAGCTTAATTGTTTGCAATGTTAGATTAGAGTAGCTTAATCATATGCAGTACTGCTGTGATATATCCAAGTCCTTTAGCCCCATAGTTTTAtctgaagaaaaaagaagaagaataaacacCTTTCTAAAACTAAAATGCGATTAGAGTAGCTTAATCATATGCAGTACTGCTGTGATATATCCAAGTCCTTTAGCCCCATGGTTTTAtctgaagaaaaaagagaagaataaACACCTTCTAAAACTAAAAGGGCCccctcaaaataaaataaataacttAAAGGACGCACCGGCCTTGTGCTAGCTAGGTCACGCACGCACCCACGCATGCACACACCGGAGTCCGGAGGTAGGGGAAAAAGGTCTTAAACTAGAAGCCAAGGCAAGCCACCACGAGGAACCCAGCAGTGGTTGTCCCTCTGTTCTCCACACGGGAAAAGACTGTCTACGCAGTGGCCACGACAGAGCACCAACCTAAAGTTAATCAGTCATcggtcccttttcctcttcttcttcttggattaATTATTGTTGCGAGTCAAGTTACCTGCATAAAACGTGATGATTAGATGCCAATATACTCCATCGGCCCGGGAAAACGCCGGTACAACCGACGATCATCAGCGGTATCAATCAGATAAGAACCGTTTAACCCTACGCGGTTATCAGCTAGGTGGTGGAAACAGCTCGGCGGCTTCCACGACGATCGATCGGATCCGGATCCGGATCGATCTCCGCCACCAGATTTCTGTTGGCTCCTCGCCGTCCACGCACGCTGAGCGTTCGGCTAGTAGATTATTAAGCCATACGGTCCATCCCCCGTAACGCAAGCAAagtgtttggcaacttcttcttctgttttgcAGTACAGTATAcagtatgtatgtgtgtgtgtatctgGATGATGGCTCAGTCCTGCCGTCCGTCTGCTGCGCGTCCACGCAAGAACGGGGGACCGTCTACGGGTCTGAAACCGGTTTGGTCTCGGCTGCAGTGCGGCTACAGTCTCTGCGTACCGCCGATCTGGTGGATTCCAAGGCTGGAGCTTCATCGTTTCATCATGCTTGCACGCACTGTGGGTTGTTCTCGCTGTTTATTTTCAACAGGGCGGGCGCGGCGGTTTGACGaggacaacagcagcaacaaagaaCAGGGAACACGCACGCAGTCTTTGAAAAATGAGCAGCGGCTGGTTTCTTCAAGCGGTCAGAGGCCTCTGTCTTGTCTCTGCTTTTGTCCGGCTCAGCCCTCTGACCTTGATCACAGCCACGGGCCGTGCCTAAACCGGCAGGCGGCAGCGCAAATGTAGCTTTACGATGCCATCAGTGTGTTAGGTGCCTTGACCTCGGAGCACGTTGTGGTGCCGAT harbors:
- the LOC123410037 gene encoding alpha-1,3-arabinosyltransferase XAT3-like, with amino-acid sequence MKQPRSRQEPRRMGNSAMVVTMLLSLCVLTFIKARYCSTPYPNKPAPLLDLEAGIDEDYDSSRYKISGPIGEEEFDPSRPTCYNTSKRSERCAAVGDIRVDGNHSKIYISPLDRVWRTKPYARRHDAVAMDDVREFALLPFGGGNDSAVPPLCTRNHSVPAFLFSSGGFAGNLYHDYTDVLVPLFTSTHHFGGEVQFLLTDIKDWWLDKFTPLFRQLSNYDVIDVDNDQEVHCFPRIVIGSTFHRPMGIDGTRSPGGETVADFKRLLRRAFRLDRVVASHDGSASLGKPRLLIISRKSSRRFLNERAMAHAAALAQFDVRIAEPDNHTDMPNFARLVNSADVMMGVHGAGLTNMVFLPSRAVLLQVVPFGGLEWLSRVTFKDPAKDFDVTYMEYNVSLEESSLKNLYPKDHFYLQHPYDVHKKGWNAIKTVYLDKQSVRLDLAKLTRTLEHARSLLPSSSSH